From Drosophila yakuba strain Tai18E2 chromosome 2L, Prin_Dyak_Tai18E2_2.1, whole genome shotgun sequence, one genomic window encodes:
- the LOC6527679 gene encoding vascular endothelial growth factor receptor 1 isoform X7, protein MARLPRLFLLPLLPMLWISWSDALPLQQFTPDPDDSTENCGGENGAPLMTPCKSAIILDAGTSTTLKCEDNESMTWWTSSQTQLIHIAPFDNTDDPARPYGTSLTLIEVTADCVAAYYCVKDSKFNEIPHEGQSDEAMIELVNQGYASSIYVYVNDPDNKLSDSHNVVTARQYSDVVIPCKPAMPDTEVVLETSNGDMHSSKSVGRYDPQRGFTIEIRSIVDGGDYYCRPNPPFPHNEEEMTSIEVRFIESGLEIPRTQPTNMGHDTYAPGVSDGDDEFLSVTNQSTGNVALIRGGDGSLSGERARRSPVRLAPMNASPSPRPGQDGKPLPKPVIRSSVEHHVFTDTNFTLDCEQSAYVQSVYGMEWFTPTRDENRIFASQSITDPKTRNSTHQTGRSTLTVLNAQPTDTGLYKCVTTDTLNQNVQRATYRIKVLKHNESYLNVGEPSGHYNVQEYANRTIQMTANFEGFPTPSFSWFKPDGTEVRQSENNFKILSTELSTMLQVLNAQLQDSGTYVLRGSNSFGIVQREYNVSVIDAPALKMSDAYVQVGSVARLECTVSSYPPAIVTFFFRPCSLEPRWPTCSVLNQNFSLPSEQEKYQFQTRPRPGKLSVERIYEVSFLPTEPGILTCIAQNIIDGKQRTTLTKAHVLLGNISENMTIYGFDKDHKIAKEDDVNFTCEALAYHFDGNLKWFLNGEDLKESELVRIETNHTKYSYKSTVHISTISDRDRGTYECRAFHNDNDAIYSSREIDLYVHDPSAPQWTIAGQEGHSKIKRKLSQTLELECASTAVPVATVRWFKDDKELSESKLRHFIEKESKLLITHLYPGDEGVYRCVVENRLDRIERSFTVVISDLPGISMAWVWFGVILFLILISLCLFLAVRYQKEHKRHLALKAAGLANFEEGAVGHINPDMTLDEQAELLPYNREFEFPRDSLKLGKQLGAGAFGVVLKGEARGIKREEPTTTVAVKMVKATADNEVVRALVSELKIMVHLGQHLNVVNLLGAVTKNIAKRELMVIVEYCRFGNIQNFLLRNRKCFINQINPDTDHIDPSIMTQRMSDNYDLHRDTNGGGLKYANVGFPIHSYINEPHNNNTQPPTHRRNSDNDPRSGTRAGRTGSGSATYSYDRQMDTCATVMTTVPEDDQIMSNNSVQPAWRSNYKTDSTEAMTVTTVDLISWAFQVARGMDYLSSKKVLHGDLAARNILLCEDNVVKICDFGLARSMYRGDNYKKSESGKLPIKWLALESLSDHVFSTYSDVWSYGIVLWEMFSLAKVPYPGIDPNQELFNKLNDGYRMEKPKFANQELYEIMLECWRKNPESRPLFAELEKRFGNMLGEDVASHYLDLNNPYMQSNFEYMKKQSTDYLALMGSPDELAPPAPRYVNGHIVPDIRARQSPTLSNNLNSGSSKPLRKKNGMPTVDVADQAPEEIPMLHRRSTGSDESPEQGRRFNQALKQQYVTPTPSPRHHVETKLNGESSENYVNVKPPRKNIPGKTTTGGGGAGAGGTSTEAFSNPSYQPLSTVNEKEQRRY, encoded by the exons ATGGCGAGGCTTCCGAGGCTGTTTCTGCTGCCTCTGCTCCCGATGTTATGGATCTCGTGGAGCGATGCTC TGCCATTGCAGCAGTTCACGCCGGATCCCGATGACAGCACCGAAAACTGCGGCGGCGAGAACGGAGCTCCACTGATGACGCCATGCAAGAGCGCCATAATCCTGGATGCCGGTACGAGCACCACGCTGAAGTGCGAGGACAACGAATCGATGACCTGGTGGACCAGTAGTCAAACGCAGCTCATCCACATCGCGCCGTTCGACAATACGGATGATCCGGCTCGACCATACGGCACCAGTCTGACTCTCATCGAGGTGACGGCTGACTGTGTAGCTGCCTACTATTGCGTGAAGGATTCCAAGTTCAATGAGATCCCCCATGAGGGGCAGTCGGACGAGGCGATGATCGAGCTGGTGAATCAGGGATATGCCAGCTCCATCTACGTGTACGTGAACGACCCGGACAATAAGCTGAGCGACAGTCACAACGTGGTGACGGCACGACAATATAGCGACGTAGTCATACCCTGCAAACCAGCCATGCCGGACACAGAGGTGGTGCTGGAGACCAGCAATGGAGAC ATGCATTCCAGCAAATCTGTCGGTCGGTACGATCCGCAACGGGGATTCACCATCGAGATCCGCAGCATCGTAGATGGCGGGGACTACTACTGCCGCCCAAATCCGCCATTCCCGCACAACGAGGAGGAGATGACCAGCATAGAAGTGCGCTTTATTG AATCCGGATTGGAAATCCCTCGTACGCAACCGACTAACATGGGGCACGACACGTATGCACCAGGTGTcagcgatggcgatgacgagTTCCTCAGTGTTACTAACCAATCGACGGGTAATGTGGCACTAATCCGTGGTGGTGATGGATCCTTATCCGGGGAGCGAGCACGCCGGAGTCCAGTCCGCCTGGCTCCGATGAATGCGTCGCCCTCACCCAGACCAGGGC AGGACGGCAAACCGCTGCCAAAGCCCGTGATCAGGTCCTCCGTGGAGCATCACGTCTTCACGGACACCAACTTCACCCTGGACTGCGAGCAGTCCGCCTACGTTCAATCGGTATACGGCATGGAATGGTTCACTCCGACCCGCGATGAG AATCGCATCTTTGCCTCGCAATCGATAACCGATCCCAAGACCAGGAACAGCACCCACCAAACGGGCAGGAGCACCTTGACGGTATTGAATGCACAGCCCACGGACACCGGTCTATACAAGTGTGTGACCACGGACACCCTGAACCAGAACGTTCAGCGTGCCACCTACAGGATTAAGGTCCTCA AGCACAACGAAAGCTACCTGAACGTGGGCGAACCCTCGGGCCATTACAATGTGCAGGAGTATGCCAATCGCACCATCCAGATGACGGCCAACTTTGAGGGCTTTCCGACGCCCTCCTTCAGCTGGTTCAAGCCGGATGGCACCGAGGTTCGCCAGTCGGAGAATAACTTTAAGATCCTCTCCACGGAACTGAGCACCATGCTCCAGGTGCTGAACGCCCAGTTGCAGGACAGCGGCACCTATGTCCTCCGAGGATCCAATTCCTTTGGCATCGTTCAGCGGGAGTACAATGTCAGTGTGATTGACGCCCCGGCGCTGAAGATGTCGGACGCCTATGTCCAGGTGGGATCTGTGGCGCGACTGGAGTGCACCGTAAGCTCCTATCCGCCGGCTATCGTCACCTTCTTCTTCCGCCCCTGCAGCCTGGAACCACGGTGGCCCACTTGCTCCGTGCTCAATCAGAACTTCAGC TTGCCAAGTGAACAGGAGAAATACCAG TTCCAGACTCGACCAAGACCCGGAAAGTTGAGCGTGGAACGCATATACGAGGTATCCTTCCTGCCCACGGAGCCGGGAATCCTCACGTGCATTGCCCAAAATATAATAGATGGAAAGCAACGAACGACCCTGACGAAGGCACACGTTCTGCTCGGCAACATTTCCGAGAACATGACCATATATGGCTTCGACAAGGATCACAAAATTGCCAAGGAGGACGATGTGAACTTCACCTGCGAGGCGCTGGCCTATCACTTCGATGGAAATCTTAAGTGGTTCCTTAATGGAGAGGACTTGAAGGAGTCGGAAC TGGTTCGCATTGAGACCAACCATACCAAGTACTCCTACAAGAGCACTGTGCACATCTCTACGATATCCGACAGGGATCGGGGAACCTACGAGTGCCGGGCCTTCCACAACGATAACGACGCCATTTACAGCAGCCGGGAGATAGATTTGTACGTCCACGATCCTTCTGCTCCTCAGTGGACAATCGCCGGGCAGGAGGGCCACTCGAAAATTAAGCGCAAACTTAGCCAAACGCTGGAGCTGGAGTGTGCCTCCACAGCGGTTCCCGTGGCCACAGTGCGTTGGTTTAAGGACGACAAGGAGCTGAGCGAATCGAAGCTAAGGCACTTCATTGAAAAGGAGTCCAAGCTGCTGATCACTCACCTCTATCCCGGGGATGAAGGCGTCTACAGGTGTGTGGTCGAGAACAGGTTGGACAGAATCGAGCGCTCCTTCACGGTGGTGATCTCAG atctGCCCGGAATTAGCATGGCGTGGGTGTGGTTCGGTGTGATACTGTTCCTTATCCTGATCAGTCTGTGCCTCTTCCTGGCCGTGCGCTACCAAAAGGAGCACAAGCGGCATCTGGCCCTGAAGGCCGCTGGATTGGCCAACTTCGAGGAGGGCGCCGTGGGACACATTAATCCCGATATGACCCTGGACGAGCAGGCCGAACTGCTGCCCTACAATCGGGAATTCGAGTTCCCGCGGGACAGCCTGAAGCTGGGCAAGCAGCTGGGAGCCGGAGCCTTTGGTGTGGTGCTCAAGGGCGAGGCCAGGGGCATCAAGCGGGAGGAACCCACCACCACGGTGGCTGTGAAGATGGTGAAGGCGACGGCCGACAATGAGGTGGTGAGGGCACTGGTCTCCGAGCTCAAGATCATGGTGCATCTGGGACAGCACTTGAACGTGGTCAATCTCCTGGGTGCCGTCACCAAAAATATTGCAAAGC GCGAACTCATGGTCATCGTGGAGTACTGTCGCTTTGGCAACATTCAGAACTTCCTTCTGAGGAACCGGAAGTGCTTTATCAATCAAATCAATCCAGATACCGACCACATTGACCCCAGCATCATGACCCAGCGCATGTCCGACAACTACGATCTGCACCG CGATACAAATGGTGGTGGCTTGAAGTACGCCAATGTCGGTTTCCCGATCCACTCCTACATTAATGAGCCGCACAACAATAACACGCAACCGCCAACTCATCGCAGAAACTCGGACAATGATCCCCGATCGGGCACCCGAGCCGGACGCACCGGATCCGGATCCGCCACCTACAGCTACGACCGACAGATGGACACCTGTGCCACCGTGATGACCACCGTGCCAGAAG ATGATCAGATAATGTCCAATAACTCCGTACAACCCGCCTGGCGTTCCAATTACAAAACCGACTCCACGGAGGCAATGACGGTGACCACCGTTGATCTGATCAGTTGGGCATTCCAAGTGGCCAGGGGCATGGATTACCTGTCCTCCAAGAAGGTGTTGCACGGCGACTTGGCCGCCCGAAATATACTCCTTTGCGAGGACAATGTGGTAAAGATTTGCGACTTTGGTCTGGCTCGATCCATGTATCGAGGGGATAACTACAAGAAGTCAG AGAGTGGCAAACTGCCCATCAAGTGGCTGGCGCTGGAGTCGTTGAGCGATCATGTGTTCAGCACATACAGCGACGTTTGGTCCTACGGCATTGTTCTATGGGAGATGTTCTCGCTGGCCAAGGTGCCGTATCCGGGCATCGATCCCAACCAGGAGCTGTTCAACAAACTGAACGACGGCTACCGCATGGAGAAGCCGAAGTTCGCCAACCAGGAGCTCTACGAGATCATGCTAGAGTGCTGGCGTAAGAA TCCCGAGAGCAGACCTTTGTTTGCTGAGCTGGAGAAGCGCTTTGGCAACATGCTGGGCGAGGATGTAGCCAGT CACTACCTGGACCTAAACAATCCCTATATGCAGAGCAACTTTGAGTACATGAAGAAGCAGTCTACGGATTACCTGGCGCTGATGGGTTCACCCGACGAGCTGGCGCCTCCAGCTCCGCGCTACGTGAACGGACACATAGTGCCCGATATAC GAGCGCGACAATCGCCCACGTTGAGTAACAATCTCAACAGCGGGTCATCTAAGCCGCTCCGCAAGAAGAACGGCATGCCCACTGTGGATGTGGCGGACCAGGCGCCGGAGGAGATACCTATGCTACATCGCCGTTCCACCGGATCGGATGAAAGTCCGGAGCAGGGAAGGCGCTTCAATCAGGCCCTCAAGCAGCAGTATGTCACGCCCACACCGTCCCCTCGCCATCATGTGGAGACCAAACTCAATGGCGAGTCCTCCGAGAACTATGTCAATGTAAAGCCGCCTAGGAAGAATATACCCGGCAAAACCACAACAGGTGGAGGAggtgctggtgctggaggCACCTCCACGGAGGCCTTCTCGAATCCCAGCTACCAGCCACTGTCCACCGTCAACGAGAAGGAGCAACGAAGGTATTAG
- the LOC6527679 gene encoding vascular endothelial growth factor receptor 1 isoform X14 produces the protein MARLPRLFLLPLLPMLWISWSDALPLQQFTPDPDDSTENCGGENGAPLMTPCKSAIILDAGTSTTLKCEDNESMTWWTSSQTQLIHIAPFDNTDDPARPYGTSLTLIEVTADCVAAYYCVKDSKFNEIPHEGQSDEAMIELVNQGYASSIYVYVNDPDNKLSDSHNVVTARQYSDVVIPCKPAMPDTEVVLETSNGDMHSSKSVGRYDPQRGFTIEIRSIVDGGDYYCRPNPPFPHNEEEMTSIEVRFIEDGKPLPKPVIRSSVEHHVFTDTNFTLDCEQSAYVQSVYGMEWFTPTRDENRIFASQSITDPKTRNSTHQTGRSTLTVLNAQPTDTGLYKCVTTDTLNQNVQRATYRIKVLKHNESYLNVGEPSGHYNVQEYANRTIQMTANFEGFPTPSFSWFKPDGTEVRQSENNFKILSTELSTMLQVLNAQLQDSGTYVLRGSNSFGIVQREYNVSVIDAPALKMSDAYVQVGSVARLECTVSSYPPAIVTFFFRPCSLEPRWPTCSVLNQNFSLPSEQEKYQFQTRPRPGKLSVERIYEVSFLPTEPGILTCIAQNIIDGKQRTTLTKAHVLLGNISENMTIYGFDKDHKIAKEDDVNFTCEALAYHFDGNLKWFLNGEDLKESELVRIETNHTKYSYKSTVHISTISDRDRGTYECRAFHNDNDAIYSSREIDLYVHDPSAPQWTIAGQEGHSKIKRKLSQTLELECASTAVPVATVRWFKDDKELSESKLRHFIEKESKLLITHLYPGDEGVYRCVVENRLDRIERSFTVVISDLPGISMAWVWFGVILFLILISLCLFLAVRYQKEHKRHLALKAAGLANFEEGAVGHINPDMTLDEQAELLPYNREFEFPRDSLKLGKQLGAGAFGVVLKGEARGIKREEPTTTVAVKMVKATADNEVVRALVSELKIMVHLGQHLNVVNLLGAVTKNIAKRELMVIVEYCRFGNIQNFLLRNRKCFINQINPDTDHIDPSIMTQRMSDNYDLHRNSDNDPRSGTRAGRTGSGSATYSYDRQMDTCATVMTTVPEDDQIMSNNSVQPAWRSNYKTDSTEAMTVTTVDLISWAFQVARGMDYLSSKKVLHGDLAARNILLCEDNVVKICDFGLARSMYRGDNYKKSESGKLPIKWLALESLSDHVFSTYSDVWSYGIVLWEMFSLAKVPYPGIDPNQELFNKLNDGYRMEKPKFANQELYEIMLECWRKNPESRPLFAELEKRFGNMLGEDVASHYLDLNNPYMQSNFEYMKKQSTDYLALMGSPDELAPPAPRYVNGHIVPDIRIEELPDDYMAMSPDSEPDASTAIFSPTRLEGETSDFPDFSSETTFNFPGARQSPTLSNNLNSGSSKPLRKKNGMPTVDVADQAPEEIPMLHRRSTGSDESPEQGRRFNQALKQQYVTPTPSPRHHVETKLNGESSENYVNVKPPRKNIPGKTTTGGGGAGAGGTSTEAFSNPSYQPLSTVNEKEQRRY, from the exons ATGGCGAGGCTTCCGAGGCTGTTTCTGCTGCCTCTGCTCCCGATGTTATGGATCTCGTGGAGCGATGCTC TGCCATTGCAGCAGTTCACGCCGGATCCCGATGACAGCACCGAAAACTGCGGCGGCGAGAACGGAGCTCCACTGATGACGCCATGCAAGAGCGCCATAATCCTGGATGCCGGTACGAGCACCACGCTGAAGTGCGAGGACAACGAATCGATGACCTGGTGGACCAGTAGTCAAACGCAGCTCATCCACATCGCGCCGTTCGACAATACGGATGATCCGGCTCGACCATACGGCACCAGTCTGACTCTCATCGAGGTGACGGCTGACTGTGTAGCTGCCTACTATTGCGTGAAGGATTCCAAGTTCAATGAGATCCCCCATGAGGGGCAGTCGGACGAGGCGATGATCGAGCTGGTGAATCAGGGATATGCCAGCTCCATCTACGTGTACGTGAACGACCCGGACAATAAGCTGAGCGACAGTCACAACGTGGTGACGGCACGACAATATAGCGACGTAGTCATACCCTGCAAACCAGCCATGCCGGACACAGAGGTGGTGCTGGAGACCAGCAATGGAGAC ATGCATTCCAGCAAATCTGTCGGTCGGTACGATCCGCAACGGGGATTCACCATCGAGATCCGCAGCATCGTAGATGGCGGGGACTACTACTGCCGCCCAAATCCGCCATTCCCGCACAACGAGGAGGAGATGACCAGCATAGAAGTGCGCTTTATTG AGGACGGCAAACCGCTGCCAAAGCCCGTGATCAGGTCCTCCGTGGAGCATCACGTCTTCACGGACACCAACTTCACCCTGGACTGCGAGCAGTCCGCCTACGTTCAATCGGTATACGGCATGGAATGGTTCACTCCGACCCGCGATGAG AATCGCATCTTTGCCTCGCAATCGATAACCGATCCCAAGACCAGGAACAGCACCCACCAAACGGGCAGGAGCACCTTGACGGTATTGAATGCACAGCCCACGGACACCGGTCTATACAAGTGTGTGACCACGGACACCCTGAACCAGAACGTTCAGCGTGCCACCTACAGGATTAAGGTCCTCA AGCACAACGAAAGCTACCTGAACGTGGGCGAACCCTCGGGCCATTACAATGTGCAGGAGTATGCCAATCGCACCATCCAGATGACGGCCAACTTTGAGGGCTTTCCGACGCCCTCCTTCAGCTGGTTCAAGCCGGATGGCACCGAGGTTCGCCAGTCGGAGAATAACTTTAAGATCCTCTCCACGGAACTGAGCACCATGCTCCAGGTGCTGAACGCCCAGTTGCAGGACAGCGGCACCTATGTCCTCCGAGGATCCAATTCCTTTGGCATCGTTCAGCGGGAGTACAATGTCAGTGTGATTGACGCCCCGGCGCTGAAGATGTCGGACGCCTATGTCCAGGTGGGATCTGTGGCGCGACTGGAGTGCACCGTAAGCTCCTATCCGCCGGCTATCGTCACCTTCTTCTTCCGCCCCTGCAGCCTGGAACCACGGTGGCCCACTTGCTCCGTGCTCAATCAGAACTTCAGC TTGCCAAGTGAACAGGAGAAATACCAG TTCCAGACTCGACCAAGACCCGGAAAGTTGAGCGTGGAACGCATATACGAGGTATCCTTCCTGCCCACGGAGCCGGGAATCCTCACGTGCATTGCCCAAAATATAATAGATGGAAAGCAACGAACGACCCTGACGAAGGCACACGTTCTGCTCGGCAACATTTCCGAGAACATGACCATATATGGCTTCGACAAGGATCACAAAATTGCCAAGGAGGACGATGTGAACTTCACCTGCGAGGCGCTGGCCTATCACTTCGATGGAAATCTTAAGTGGTTCCTTAATGGAGAGGACTTGAAGGAGTCGGAAC TGGTTCGCATTGAGACCAACCATACCAAGTACTCCTACAAGAGCACTGTGCACATCTCTACGATATCCGACAGGGATCGGGGAACCTACGAGTGCCGGGCCTTCCACAACGATAACGACGCCATTTACAGCAGCCGGGAGATAGATTTGTACGTCCACGATCCTTCTGCTCCTCAGTGGACAATCGCCGGGCAGGAGGGCCACTCGAAAATTAAGCGCAAACTTAGCCAAACGCTGGAGCTGGAGTGTGCCTCCACAGCGGTTCCCGTGGCCACAGTGCGTTGGTTTAAGGACGACAAGGAGCTGAGCGAATCGAAGCTAAGGCACTTCATTGAAAAGGAGTCCAAGCTGCTGATCACTCACCTCTATCCCGGGGATGAAGGCGTCTACAGGTGTGTGGTCGAGAACAGGTTGGACAGAATCGAGCGCTCCTTCACGGTGGTGATCTCAG atctGCCCGGAATTAGCATGGCGTGGGTGTGGTTCGGTGTGATACTGTTCCTTATCCTGATCAGTCTGTGCCTCTTCCTGGCCGTGCGCTACCAAAAGGAGCACAAGCGGCATCTGGCCCTGAAGGCCGCTGGATTGGCCAACTTCGAGGAGGGCGCCGTGGGACACATTAATCCCGATATGACCCTGGACGAGCAGGCCGAACTGCTGCCCTACAATCGGGAATTCGAGTTCCCGCGGGACAGCCTGAAGCTGGGCAAGCAGCTGGGAGCCGGAGCCTTTGGTGTGGTGCTCAAGGGCGAGGCCAGGGGCATCAAGCGGGAGGAACCCACCACCACGGTGGCTGTGAAGATGGTGAAGGCGACGGCCGACAATGAGGTGGTGAGGGCACTGGTCTCCGAGCTCAAGATCATGGTGCATCTGGGACAGCACTTGAACGTGGTCAATCTCCTGGGTGCCGTCACCAAAAATATTGCAAAGC GCGAACTCATGGTCATCGTGGAGTACTGTCGCTTTGGCAACATTCAGAACTTCCTTCTGAGGAACCGGAAGTGCTTTATCAATCAAATCAATCCAGATACCGACCACATTGACCCCAGCATCATGACCCAGCGCATGTCCGACAACTACGATCTGCACCG AAACTCGGACAATGATCCCCGATCGGGCACCCGAGCCGGACGCACCGGATCCGGATCCGCCACCTACAGCTACGACCGACAGATGGACACCTGTGCCACCGTGATGACCACCGTGCCAGAAG ATGATCAGATAATGTCCAATAACTCCGTACAACCCGCCTGGCGTTCCAATTACAAAACCGACTCCACGGAGGCAATGACGGTGACCACCGTTGATCTGATCAGTTGGGCATTCCAAGTGGCCAGGGGCATGGATTACCTGTCCTCCAAGAAGGTGTTGCACGGCGACTTGGCCGCCCGAAATATACTCCTTTGCGAGGACAATGTGGTAAAGATTTGCGACTTTGGTCTGGCTCGATCCATGTATCGAGGGGATAACTACAAGAAGTCAG AGAGTGGCAAACTGCCCATCAAGTGGCTGGCGCTGGAGTCGTTGAGCGATCATGTGTTCAGCACATACAGCGACGTTTGGTCCTACGGCATTGTTCTATGGGAGATGTTCTCGCTGGCCAAGGTGCCGTATCCGGGCATCGATCCCAACCAGGAGCTGTTCAACAAACTGAACGACGGCTACCGCATGGAGAAGCCGAAGTTCGCCAACCAGGAGCTCTACGAGATCATGCTAGAGTGCTGGCGTAAGAA TCCCGAGAGCAGACCTTTGTTTGCTGAGCTGGAGAAGCGCTTTGGCAACATGCTGGGCGAGGATGTAGCCAGT CACTACCTGGACCTAAACAATCCCTATATGCAGAGCAACTTTGAGTACATGAAGAAGCAGTCTACGGATTACCTGGCGCTGATGGGTTCACCCGACGAGCTGGCGCCTCCAGCTCCGCGCTACGTGAACGGACACATAGTGCCCGATATAC GCATCGAGGAGCTGCCGGATGACTACATGGCGATGAGCCCGGACTCCGAACCCGATGCCAGCACCGCCATATTCTCACCCACACGCCTCGAAGGCGAGACCTCCGACTTTCCGGACTTCTCTAGCGAAACCACTTTCAATTTCCCAGGAGCGCGACAATCGCCCACGTTGAGTAACAATCTCAACAGCGGGTCATCTAAGCCGCTCCGCAAGAAGAACGGCATGCCCACTGTGGATGTGGCGGACCAGGCGCCGGAGGAGATACCTATGCTACATCGCCGTTCCACCGGATCGGATGAAAGTCCGGAGCAGGGAAGGCGCTTCAATCAGGCCCTCAAGCAGCAGTATGTCACGCCCACACCGTCCCCTCGCCATCATGTGGAGACCAAACTCAATGGCGAGTCCTCCGAGAACTATGTCAATGTAAAGCCGCCTAGGAAGAATATACCCGGCAAAACCACAACAGGTGGAGGAggtgctggtgctggaggCACCTCCACGGAGGCCTTCTCGAATCCCAGCTACCAGCCACTGTCCACCGTCAACGAGAAGGAGCAACGAAGGTATTAG